A genomic stretch from Candidatus Latescibacterota bacterium includes:
- a CDS encoding sigma-54-dependent Fis family transcriptional regulator, translated as MKRILIVDDVEAMREQYAYDIARLGGYETLTASAGDEALQRLRAEPVHCVVLDLEMPRVDGFELLRTLQHEGSEVPVIVYTGTGDVERAVRAMRLGARGFVEKRDPIERLMVEIERALEHERLGGELRRSRARAGEDTPLVGDSAPMRALKDAIARVAAIPSTVLIAGESGSGKELVARELHRQSGRAGTYLAVNCAALPGQTLEDELFGHVKGAFTGADRPRKGAFEEAAGGTLFLDEIGELPPPAQAALLRVLEEKRILRLGSSQPVAVDARVVAATHRDLAADVEAGRFRRDLLFRLKVHTLALPPLRARLDDLPAIAEQLLARIARDFGRRPARLAPGAVAALQRHDWRQNNVRELRNVLEQMVIAADGDTLETRHLPAELRGAPEGEGREDVGSFRERRRVAERRIVREALARNGGQLTRTARELGLADHSSLSKLMRRLGLERADD; from the coding sequence GTGAAACGCATCCTGATCGTGGACGACGTGGAAGCCATGCGCGAGCAGTACGCCTACGACATCGCGCGGCTGGGCGGCTACGAGACCCTCACCGCGTCCGCGGGCGACGAGGCCCTGCAGCGCCTGCGCGCGGAGCCCGTGCACTGCGTCGTGCTCGACCTCGAGATGCCGCGCGTCGACGGCTTCGAGCTGCTGCGCACCCTGCAGCACGAGGGGAGCGAGGTGCCGGTGATCGTCTACACGGGCACGGGGGACGTGGAGCGCGCCGTGCGCGCCATGCGCCTGGGCGCGCGGGGCTTCGTGGAAAAGCGCGACCCCATCGAGCGGCTGATGGTGGAGATCGAGCGCGCGCTGGAGCACGAGCGCCTCGGCGGCGAGCTGCGCCGCAGCCGCGCCCGCGCGGGGGAGGACACGCCGCTCGTCGGCGACAGCGCGCCCATGCGCGCGCTGAAGGACGCCATCGCGCGCGTGGCGGCGATCCCGTCCACCGTGCTGATCGCGGGCGAGAGCGGCAGCGGCAAGGAGCTGGTGGCGCGCGAGCTGCACCGGCAGAGCGGCCGCGCGGGCACCTACCTCGCCGTGAACTGTGCCGCGCTGCCGGGCCAGACCCTGGAGGACGAGCTCTTCGGCCACGTGAAGGGCGCGTTCACGGGGGCGGACCGTCCGCGCAAGGGCGCCTTCGAGGAAGCCGCGGGCGGCACACTCTTCCTCGACGAGATCGGCGAACTCCCGCCGCCCGCCCAGGCGGCCCTGCTGCGCGTGCTGGAGGAGAAGCGCATCCTGCGCCTGGGCTCGAGCCAGCCGGTGGCCGTGGACGCGCGGGTGGTCGCCGCCACCCATCGCGATCTGGCGGCCGACGTGGAGGCGGGACGCTTCCGCCGCGACCTGCTCTTCCGCCTCAAGGTGCACACGCTCGCGCTGCCGCCGCTGCGCGCGCGCCTGGACGACCTCCCCGCCATCGCCGAGCAGCTGCTCGCGCGCATCGCGCGGGACTTCGGCCGCCGGCCGGCGCGGCTCGCGCCCGGGGCCGTCGCCGCGCTGCAGCGGCACGACTGGCGGCAGAACAACGTACGCGAGCTGCGGAACGTGCTGGAGCAGATGGTCATCGCGGCCGACGGCGACACGCTCGAGACGCGGCACCTGCCGGCCGAGCTGCGCGGCGCGCCCGAGGGGGAGGGTCGCGAGGACGTCGGCAGCTTTCGCGAGCGACGCCGGGTCGCGGAGCGGCGCATCGTGCGCGAGGCCCTGGCGCGCAACGGCGGCCAGCTCACCCGCACCGCGCGCGAGCTGGGCCTCGCCGATCACTCGAGCCTGAGCAAGTTGATGCGCCGCTTGGGGCTGGAGCGGGCGGACGACTAG